The DNA segment TTTTGGGAAAGTATGAAACTATAGATTATGTAAATTCAAGAAGTTATGTTGAAACTATGTTTGTTTTTGTAATTATGGTTATAGCTGGAACTAGACCTATTTTACAAACAGTCGTAACTTTAGTAAGAAAAATGTCAAATGCACTACCAAAAAAAGGTGCGATTGGTTTTTATTTCGTTGTTATGGCGATAGTTCCTCTTTTTGGTTCTCTTATAACTGAACCAGCAGCTATGACTTTAGCTGCATTAATTTTAGCAGATAAACTATTTTCTCAAGGTATTTCAAGAAAACTTAAATATATGACGTTAGGTACTTTGTTTATAAATGTTTCTATTGGTGGAACTTTAACAAACTTTGCAGCACCTCCAATATTAATGGTTGCACAAACTTGGGATTGGAGTACAACTTTTATGTTTACAACTTTTGGTTGGAAAGCAATAGTTGCAATATTCCTGAATACAACTATAATGATTATTATTTTTTATAAAGAGTTGTCATTCATAAATATTAGAACAACTGTAACAGATAGAGAAAATATACCATTTGCAATAGTTTTTTCTCATTTTGTATTTCTTTTTTTAGTTGTATATTTTGGTCATTATCCAGCTTTCTTTATGAGTATATTTTTATTATTTTTAGGAGTTACTTATGCTTACCAACAATATCAAGATAGATTGATGTTAAGAGAAGGTCTTTTAGTTGCATTTTTTCTAGGAGGATTGGTTCTTTTAGGAGGTCAACAAGAGTGGTGGCTTAAAAGTATAATTTCAAATATGAGTAATGTAGAGGCTTTTGTTGGGGCAATAACTTTAGGAGCATTTACAGATAATGCAGCAATTACTTATTTAGGTTCACTAGTTGAAGGATTAAGTGATGAGTTTAAATATTTCCTAGTTGCAGGGGCAGTTTGTGGTGGTGGATTAACTATTATTGCAAATGCACCAAACCCAGCTGGAGCTGCAATACTAAAAAGTCATTTTGATGATAATTCAATAGATCCTAGATATCTATTTTTAGGAGCCTTGCTTCCTACATTAATAGCAAGTTTGTGTTTTATTATTTTATAAGGATATAAGAAATGGTTTCAAATTTTGCAAAATTTGCAAGAACAAATAAAAGTTTAATAGTTTTCTCTAATTCTCTTGATCATATAGAAGTTTTCAAACAATTTTACAATACCAGAGTAAAACCAAAAGAGTTTGGTTTTGTAAAAATAAATGAAGATAGAATTTGTCTTTTACACGAAGATTTAAAGTGTGATTTAATTGCAGGAAAGACAAATGAAAATATAAAAAATAGGTTACTTGAAGTTTTTAAAACAGAGTCTAGATATATAATGACTTCTTCAAAGTTTATTATTTTCCCGGAAAAATTCTCTTTTAAAAGAGTAGCAAACAGACTTTTTTCAGATTATATAATTCAAAGTGCTGGTAAAGTTACTTTTTCAGTAGTTGATAATAAAATAGTTGTAAGTTGTTCTGGAGGTTCAAAGGTTTTAAATTTAAAACCAAGATCAATAGATGCTTTAATAATTCAAGATGAACTAGATGCAAGTTTTGATGATGAATAGAGTTTAAAACTCATCTTCATCATCGGCTTCGCTGTCAAAACAATAAATACACTCTTCATCAAAGAATGAGTATTCATCATAACAGTAAAACTTTTCACAACTATCACATTTGAAACAATCATACTCTTTTGATAGTTTTTGTTCTAATTCTTCTTCACTTAAATTGTTTTTTTTAGCATAATCGTCAAAAATTTTATAAACATTTTTGTTCTTATCATTTTTTAACTCTTTAGCTAAATCTTCCAAAGTTTCTATATTCATTTCTTGCCTTTTGAAATATTGTAAAAGCTATATTATCTCAAAAAATGATATAATCCCGACTTAAAAAATAAACAGGCAGTACAAAAATGGAAGAAAATAGTGTTAAAACACAAAAATTCATAATCAAATATTTTACAGAGATTATGATAAAAGGCGAAACAGCTAAAAGACAAATGATAAATCAACTCTTTTTTAATCTTCAAAGAATTTCAAACAACATTTCAA comes from the Aliarcobacter cibarius genome and includes:
- a CDS encoding putative Na+/H+ antiporter produces the protein MPPTTLQIIAAIIFAIAIIHIFSVKYFEHLAHRSEKHSGLFHLLGEIEVVFGIWAMVLVIFMFIFLGKYETIDYVNSRSYVETMFVFVIMVIAGTRPILQTVVTLVRKMSNALPKKGAIGFYFVVMAIVPLFGSLITEPAAMTLAALILADKLFSQGISRKLKYMTLGTLFINVSIGGTLTNFAAPPILMVAQTWDWSTTFMFTTFGWKAIVAIFLNTTIMIIIFYKELSFINIRTTVTDRENIPFAIVFSHFVFLFLVVYFGHYPAFFMSIFLLFLGVTYAYQQYQDRLMLREGLLVAFFLGGLVLLGGQQEWWLKSIISNMSNVEAFVGAITLGAFTDNAAITYLGSLVEGLSDEFKYFLVAGAVCGGGLTIIANAPNPAGAAILKSHFDDNSIDPRYLFLGALLPTLIASLCFIIL